The proteins below are encoded in one region of Pelagibacterium flavum:
- the gdhA gene encoding NADP-specific glutamate dehydrogenase has protein sequence MIDEKLEPLLEQVLGRSPGEPEFQQAVREVLESLGRVIAKHPHYLEHALIERICEPERQIIFRVPWVDDQGSVQINRGFRVQFNSALGPYKGGIRFHPSVNLGIIKFLGFEQTFKNALTGMPIGGGKGGSDFDPRGRSDGEIMRFCQSFMIELHRHIGEYIDVPAGDIGVGGREIGYMFGCYKRLTNRYEAGVLTGKALFYGGSRARTEATGYGNTYFVRAMLATRGLSFEDKTVVVSGSGNVATYSVEKVQSFGGKVVAVSDSSGYVVDEDGIDLALLKEVKQIRHGRIADYVALKGETHGALFVKSGEGSIWDIPCDVAMPSATQNELTGKDAKTLVANGVVAVGEGANMPCTPEAIRIFEHAGVMFGPGKAANAGGVATSALEMQQNASRDSWTFDKTEARLSEIMRAIHDTCASTAEEYGAPGNYVLGANIAGFVRVAEAMRALGVI, from the coding sequence ATGATCGACGAAAAGTTAGAGCCGCTCCTTGAGCAGGTGCTGGGACGCAGCCCCGGGGAACCTGAATTCCAACAAGCGGTTCGAGAGGTGCTTGAAAGTCTGGGCAGGGTAATTGCAAAACATCCCCATTATCTCGAGCACGCGCTGATCGAACGCATTTGCGAGCCTGAACGGCAGATCATTTTCCGGGTCCCCTGGGTGGACGATCAAGGCTCGGTGCAGATCAATCGTGGCTTTCGGGTCCAGTTCAATTCCGCACTTGGCCCTTACAAGGGTGGCATTCGGTTTCATCCCTCGGTCAATCTGGGGATCATCAAATTCCTTGGCTTTGAACAGACGTTTAAGAACGCGCTCACCGGAATGCCGATTGGCGGTGGCAAGGGTGGTTCGGACTTTGATCCAAGAGGGCGCTCGGATGGCGAGATCATGCGGTTCTGCCAATCTTTCATGATCGAGTTGCACCGCCACATCGGGGAGTACATTGATGTTCCGGCAGGCGATATCGGTGTGGGGGGGCGAGAGATTGGCTATATGTTCGGCTGCTACAAGCGGCTCACCAACCGCTATGAAGCCGGTGTGCTGACTGGCAAGGCTCTGTTTTACGGCGGATCGCGAGCCAGGACCGAAGCCACTGGCTATGGAAACACCTACTTTGTACGCGCCATGCTTGCCACTCGTGGGCTGAGCTTTGAGGACAAAACCGTGGTGGTGTCGGGCTCGGGCAACGTTGCAACATACAGCGTGGAAAAGGTTCAGTCCTTCGGTGGCAAAGTTGTCGCAGTGTCCGACAGTTCTGGTTATGTCGTTGACGAAGACGGCATTGACCTCGCCCTTCTCAAGGAAGTCAAACAAATCCGTCACGGTCGGATCGCCGACTATGTTGCGCTCAAAGGGGAAACCCACGGAGCCCTTTTCGTCAAGTCAGGGGAAGGGTCGATCTGGGATATCCCGTGTGACGTGGCCATGCCCTCGGCGACTCAGAATGAGCTGACCGGCAAGGATGCCAAGACATTGGTGGCCAATGGTGTCGTTGCCGTGGGAGAAGGGGCGAATATGCCGTGCACGCCCGAAGCGATACGCATATTTGAACACGCCGGCGTCATGTTCGGGCCTGGCAAGGCAGCCAATGCGGGAGGTGTCGCGACATCAGCCCTCGAGATGCAACAAAATGCCTCGCGCGACAGCTGGACCTTTGACAAGACCGAGGCGCGTTTGTCCGAGATCATGCGGGCAATCCACGACACCTGCGCCAGCACTGCAGAGGAGTACGGCGCCCCCGGCAATTACGTGCTGGGCGCCAACATAGCTGGATTTGTCAGGGTTGCCGAGGCGATGCGTGCCTTGGGCGTTATCTGA